In Brassica napus cultivar Da-Ae chromosome C2, Da-Ae, whole genome shotgun sequence, the sequence CATCTTAGAGATCAAAACTTGAGAGAAAATAGATTTGTGAGTGTTTTTCTAGTTTGAAgtttgtagaagaagaagagaatcccTTTCTCTTCCCAGAGAAGCTTCTAAACCctcttgttttctttattttcttttataatgtCAATTATGAATTCTGTTTTTGGTTCCATGTGTGAGTAATCTACTAGTTAAGCTAGGGTGATTCAAAGGAATCCATGAAACTGATGTGTTAAAGAAAGAGTTAAAtcatttggttcttcatctaggTTGATCTTAAGGCTTGAATTAGAAGGTACACCTAATTCATGATCATTAGGAAGTTCAACACACCAAAAGTGATAGTTAGACTCCTGAAAAGAATCTAGATGAGCAAGTCTTCGTAACCAACGAGAGTTGTTGTTATGGAATTTGTGAACAATTCGAACCTGTTAAAATGCATGTTTAGAATTATGAATATGGCGAGAGTTGATATTTAAGATTCTAAAACATATGATTTAGCACTGCGAGAGTAGGCTAAATTACTTAAGatgtttgaattcaagaacGGTTCTAAAACATACCccttttttaatgtttatttctcAATTTATTTCATTCCCGAGAATTACCCGATGCCTAACGTTTTaatctataatttaaatttcatttcaatttatttacaaGTTGTGACAATTAAAAGctaccaaacaaacaatcaTTTTCGTTCTAGCCTGACTTTACTCTAATAGATTCATAGTGTAACCTTGGTCTCTGTggaattcgatccctaaataCTACTGCGCACTACCGTGCACTTGCGGTTGGTTTTAGTGGTAAAACCTGAGgacatcaagtttttggcgccgttgccggggaccaatAGCGTTACCTTTGGAACTAAGACTAGAGTCTAGTCTTGAACCTTATTTTCATATTACTTATAAATTCTTTCTCGATTTTCTTGCTTGTGTTTCAGGTACATGAACACGAGAAGCCGAAGTTCTGAAAACTTGACGGTTGTTTCTAACGAAGAACTTGCAAGAATCGATAGAGAAAACAACAGAAACCGAAGAATAAACATGGCTGGAGTGCAAGACCAGCACGATGGACCCGGAAATGGGCGAAATTTTCCTATCGGTGATGAGCAAAACGCAGATAACACTGCAAATGCTGTCAACGCTGCTGCTGCCGCTGGAGTTTTCCAACAACGTTTTCCTATTCCAGGACAGAGGCAAAATCAACCTCGTCCTATTGGATCTGTCGACACTCCGCACACATTCTATCACAATCGGTCCGCGATACAACCTCCTCCTGTCAACAGGCAAGACTATGAGATCAAACCTCAAACAATAGCTCTGGTCAAACAGAGCATGTTCTATGGTCTCCCGTCCGAAAGCCCCATGGACCACATTGAGACTCTTGAAGAGATTTGTAGCACAACACGATCAAATGGAGTTCCCGCTAATTTTCTACGTTGCAAGCTGTTTGCATTTTCTCTGTGAGATAAGGCGATGAGATGGCTGAAGTCTCTACCTCCAGGATCTATCACTACTTGGGAGCAATGCAGAGCTATGTTCTTGGACAAATTCTACACCAAGCACAAGACGGTTAGTTTGAGGAGTAAGATCACAAACTTTCAGCAAAATACCTCTGAGCCGCTGAGTGAAGCTTGGGCAAGATTCAAGGAATATCAAAGAGAGTGTCCACATCATGGGTACTCAGATGAGCATATCCTCAACATCTTCTATGATGGAGCAAACTGGAACGTCAAAAACTCTCTCAACGCAGCCAGCAATAGAGACTTTATGACAAGAACCCAGGAGGAAGCTTACACATTGATAGAAAATCTTGCCACAAGCTCCAGCAACCAAAATGAAGAATATGGTAGATCGCGAAAAGGCGGCAATTCAGAAATCAAGAAGCTGGAAGAGATGTGCGCAAAGATCGATATGCTTATGCAAAGGGATCAAAGGGTTGTCAGTTCCATCGAGGAATATGGATAAGGAGCGTTTTTCTTCCCCAACCAAGAAACACAGGAACAGCAGGCTGTAATCAACTATGTGAACGGACAGAACCTTGATCAGCAAGCTGCAGTGAACTACGTTGGTGGACAGAACTATGTGCAGAACAAGGGACTATATCAAAACTATCCACATCAATCAGGAGGACAAGGACAACAGTTTCAACCACAAGCCTACAGACCAAACCAAGGACAGCAAGGATATCAAAACCAAAACTACGGGCAGAACCGACCTTTTGGGCAGAGCTTGGGACAAAACCGATATCAGAACTCTAATTACAACCAAGGAGGATTTCAGCAGAAGCAACCTTTCAATTCCTTTCAACCAAAGAATCCAACACAGTTTCAAACCGGTGAAAGCTCTGTTCCAGCTGCTAAAGAATCTAAGGTTGAGTCAATGCTCCAACAATTGATGCTCAACCAGCAAAAGACAGCTTCTGAAATAAACACAAAGGTTGATAACATCAATGTGAAGGTTGATACCATGTTCCAAGACATGAACAACAAATGGGAGTCTCTTTCAGCACATGTCAAGAAGTTAGAGACTCAAGTCTCCCAAACTGCTGAAGCTGTCCAAAGACCTACTGGAGTTCTTCCTGGAAGAGGTGAACACAACCCAAGGAATGAGTTTGTGAACGCTATCACTCTAAGGAGTGGGAAAGAGCTGGTTTCTAAAGAAAAGAGAAGCATGCCCGCTGACGAAAAAACTGCACAGATTGAAGAACCCACTGAGGTACAAGCTGAAGAGGCGGAAGCTGCTGAAAACATACCGCCTATGGTTCGAGTGTACACCCCTAAGCTGCCTTACCCAGTGAAACAGAGGAAATCTCGCAGAGATTTGGAGGCAGCTAAGTGCAAAGAGATGGTGAGCGAGTTGAATGTGAAGCTCTCGTTTGAAGATGTTGTTGAAATGATGCCTGCCCTGAAGAGATATGTCAAGAGCTTGGTGACTAACAAAGCCTCACCTAAGGAGAATGTTATGTCTATCTCCAAAAGATGTAGCACACTACTTCAGAACAGAGCACCAGAGAAGATGGAAGATTCTGGGAGTTTTGTGTTATGATGTGAGATCGAAGGAACTGTATTTGAGAGATCTCTCTGCGACTTGGGATCTAGTGTGAACATGATGCCATACACTGTGGCAAAGAGGCTTGGTCTCACAAACTTCAGGTCAACGAAAATCCAGCTAGTCTTTGCAGATCGCTCAGTGAGACATCCTGTCGGAGTTATTTTAGACATCGATGTGGTGATCGGAAACCATAGAATTCCTGCAGACTTTGTAGTGCTGGAGCTCGATCAGGAGCCAAAAGACCTCTCATTCTGGGACGTCCATTTCTGGCCACAGCAGGAGCCATCATCGATGTGAAGAAAGGGAAGATAGATCTC encodes:
- the LOC106378213 gene encoding eukaryotic initiation factor 4F subunit p150-like, which codes for MRWLKSLPPGSITTWEQCRAMFLDKFYTKHKTVSLRSKITNFQQNTSEPLSEAWARFKEYQRECPHHGYSDEHILNIFYDGANWNVKNSLNAASNRDFMTRTQEEAYTLIENLATSSSNQNEEYGRSRKGGNSEIKKLEEMCAKIDMLMQRDQRVEQQAVINYVNGQNLDQQAAVNYVGGQNYVQNKGLYQNYPHQSGGQGQQFQPQAYRPNQGQQGYQNQNYGQNRPFGQSLGQNRYQNSNYNQGGFQQKQPFNSFQPKNPTQFQTGESSVPAAKESKVESMLQQLMLNQQKTASEINTKVDNINVKVDTMFQDMNNKWESLSAHVKKLETQVSQTAEAVQRPTGVLPGRGEHNPRNEFVNAITLRSGKELVSKEKRSMPADEKTAQIEEPTEVQAEEAEAAENIPPMVRVYTPKLPYPVKQRKSRRDLEAAKCKEMVSELNVKLSFEDVVEMMPALKRYVKSLVTNKASPKENVMSISKRCSTLLQNRAPEKMEDSGSFVL